From Bacillus sp. Bos-x628, the proteins below share one genomic window:
- a CDS encoding ATP synthase subunit I: protein MNDPNAIFRRQSKYMMYLLAIFVFGYAMPGFKPLFLGFIIGTIFAFFNLFLLIRRMHVFDRAVKKGKSIRSMGSTARWANAILAVAIAWRYPDEVHLAGVIIGLMTIYPVIMIDSFIQLKRSSMEER, encoded by the coding sequence ATGAACGATCCAAATGCTATTTTCCGCAGACAGAGTAAATACATGATGTATCTTTTGGCAATTTTTGTGTTTGGCTATGCCATGCCTGGTTTTAAACCATTGTTTCTTGGTTTCATTATCGGCACAATTTTTGCTTTCTTTAATTTATTCCTACTTATACGGAGAATGCATGTTTTTGATCGGGCGGTTAAAAAAGGGAAATCCATTCGTTCAATGGGAAGTACAGCCAGGTGGGCCAATGCAATTCTTGCAGTAGCGATTGCTTGGCGTTACCCTGATGAAGTTCATCTGGCAGGAGTGATTATAGGGTTAATGACAATATATCCTGTCATCATGATAGATTCCTTCATTCAACTTAAACGTTCTAGTATGGAAGAGAGGTGA
- the atpB gene encoding F0F1 ATP synthase subunit A: protein MIEFLGLTFNLSNILMITIASIIVFLIAVLTTRVLSIRPTKAQNFMEWIVDFVRNIIGSSMDMKTGAPFLALGVTLLMYIFVSNMLGLPFSITVDHNLWWKSPTADPAITMTLAILVMGLTHYYGVKVKGVKEYTKDFLRPIPFLVPLKIIEEFANTLTLGLRLYGNIFAGEILLGLLAGLATNFYSQNIALGIIGTLGAIVPMIVWQAFSLFVGTIQAFIFTMLTMVYISHKVSDEH, encoded by the coding sequence ATGATAGAATTTTTAGGGTTAACGTTCAATTTATCTAATATTCTCATGATCACGATTGCTAGTATTATCGTTTTCTTAATTGCGGTGTTAACTACTCGTGTTCTGTCAATTCGTCCAACAAAGGCGCAGAACTTCATGGAATGGATTGTTGATTTTGTTCGAAATATCATAGGTAGTTCGATGGACATGAAAACAGGAGCCCCATTTCTAGCGCTTGGCGTTACATTGCTCATGTACATATTTGTTTCAAACATGCTTGGACTGCCATTCTCGATTACGGTTGATCACAACTTGTGGTGGAAATCACCAACAGCAGACCCTGCAATCACAATGACACTAGCGATTTTGGTCATGGGATTGACCCATTATTATGGTGTCAAGGTAAAGGGTGTCAAGGAATATACGAAGGACTTTTTAAGACCAATCCCATTTTTAGTGCCGCTGAAAATCATTGAAGAATTTGCAAACACATTAACACTCGGTTTGCGTCTTTATGGAAATATTTTCGCTGGAGAGATTCTTCTTGGTTTACTTGCAGGACTTGCGACTAATTTCTATTCGCAAAACATTGCACTTGGGATTATAGGTACATTAGGCGCTATTGTGCCGATGATTGTATGGCAGGCATTCAGTTTGTTTGTTGGAACAATCCAGGCATTTATTTTTACCATGCTGACAATGGTTTACATTTCTCATAAAGTCAGTGACGAACATTAA
- the atpE gene encoding F0F1 ATP synthase subunit C, whose product MNLIAAAIAIGLGALGAGIGNGLIVSRTVEGIARQPEAGRELRTLMFIGVALVEALPIIAVVIAFLAFFR is encoded by the coding sequence ATGAATTTAATAGCAGCAGCAATTGCAATCGGTTTAGGAGCACTAGGTGCAGGTATCGGTAACGGTTTAATCGTCTCTAGAACAGTTGAAGGAATCGCTCGTCAGCCAGAAGCGGGTAGAGAACTAAGAACACTTATGTTCATCGGGGTAGCTTTAGTTGAGGCCCTTCCAATTATCGCTGTCGTTATCGCATTCTTGGCATTCTTTCGTTAA
- the atpF gene encoding F0F1 ATP synthase subunit B, with protein MSQLPVVLGAGGLSFNAGDMLFQLIAMLVLLALLKKFALKPLLGIMKQREDYIGNEISSAEQKHVEAEKLLEEQRVLLKEAREESHTLIENAKKLGEKQKEEIIQAARQESERLKESARAEIVKEREQAVAALREQVASLSVMIASKVIEKELDEQAQEKLIQEYLQEAGESR; from the coding sequence ATGTCACAGTTACCAGTGGTTTTAGGAGCAGGAGGCTTAAGCTTCAACGCTGGGGATATGTTGTTCCAGCTTATTGCCATGCTCGTCCTGCTTGCACTTTTAAAGAAATTTGCGCTTAAACCTTTATTAGGTATTATGAAGCAGCGTGAAGACTATATAGGGAATGAAATTTCAAGTGCTGAACAAAAGCATGTTGAAGCTGAAAAGCTTCTAGAAGAGCAACGTGTCTTATTGAAAGAAGCACGCGAAGAATCACATACACTCATTGAAAATGCGAAAAAACTTGGCGAGAAGCAAAAAGAAGAGATCATTCAAGCAGCACGTCAAGAGTCAGAGCGCTTGAAAGAATCTGCTAGAGCGGAAATCGTCAAGGAAAGAGAACAAGCTGTTGCTGCACTGCGTGAGCAGGTCGCATCACTTTCTGTAATGATTGCATCTAAAGTGATTGAAAAAGAACTAGATGAACAAGCACAGGAGAAATTAATTCAAGAGTACCTTCAAGAGGCAGGCGAAAGCCGATGA
- a CDS encoding F0F1 ATP synthase subunit delta — protein sequence MSVTIVSKRYASALFDIVLASSAVDETEKELNEIKKVLMTDQELNDFLVHPKINADKKKHLIAEAFKGVSTYVLHTLYLLIDRGRTNIFPEMTAEFVKLANRTKQIDDAIVYSVKPLSGTEIQSLSEVFAKKAGVTSLRVKNVIDKDLIGGVKIRIGNRIYDGSISGKLSRIERQLAGKNR from the coding sequence ATGAGCGTGACTATTGTCTCTAAGCGTTACGCTTCTGCTCTTTTTGACATCGTTCTTGCTTCTTCGGCAGTAGACGAAACTGAAAAAGAGCTGAATGAGATCAAAAAAGTTCTAATGACTGATCAAGAACTGAACGACTTTCTTGTTCATCCGAAAATTAATGCGGACAAAAAGAAACACTTGATTGCAGAAGCCTTCAAAGGTGTCTCAACTTATGTATTGCATACGCTGTATTTACTGATTGATCGTGGACGCACGAACATTTTTCCTGAGATGACTGCGGAATTTGTGAAACTTGCAAATCGCACGAAACAAATAGATGATGCGATTGTATATTCAGTTAAACCGCTTAGCGGTACGGAAATTCAATCTTTATCTGAAGTATTTGCTAAAAAGGCCGGGGTCACATCACTTCGTGTTAAAAATGTGATTGACAAGGATTTAATAGGCGGAGTGAAAATCCGTATTGGAAACCGCATATATGACGGCAGCATCAGCGGAAAGCTTTCCCGCATTGAACGTCAGCTTGCAGGCAAAAATCGTTAG
- the atpA gene encoding F0F1 ATP synthase subunit alpha, whose protein sequence is MSIKAEEISALIKQQIQNYQSEMEVKDVGTVIQVGDGIARVHGLDNIMAGELVEFSNGVMGMAQNLEESNVGIVILGPYTDIREGDDVKRTGRIMEVPVGEELIGRVVNPLGQPVDGMGPILTSKTRPIESEAPGVMDRKSVHEPLQTGIKAIDALIPIGRGQRELIIGDRQTGKTSVAIDTILNQKDQNMICIYVAIGQKESTVRGVVETLRKHGALDYTIVVTASASQPAPLLYLAPYAGVTMAEEFMYNGKHVLVVYDDLSKQAAAYRELSLLLRRPPGREAFPGDVFYLHSRLLERAAKLSDEKGGGSITALPFVETQAGDISAYIPTNVISITDGQIFLQSDLFFSGVRPAVNAGLSVSRVGGSAQIKAMKKVAGTLRLDLASYRELEAFAQFGSDLDQATQAKLNRGARTVEVLKQDLNKPLKVEKQVAILYALTRGYLDDIAIADVKRFESELFLYLEENHQDLLDTISQTGNMPADEEWKVAIEGFKRTFAPSN, encoded by the coding sequence GTGAGTATCAAAGCTGAAGAGATTAGCGCGCTGATAAAGCAGCAAATCCAAAACTATCAATCTGAAATGGAAGTAAAAGATGTCGGTACAGTCATTCAAGTAGGGGACGGTATCGCGCGTGTACATGGCCTTGACAACATTATGGCAGGAGAATTGGTTGAGTTCTCCAACGGTGTAATGGGCATGGCTCAAAACCTTGAGGAGTCTAACGTAGGTATCGTTATTTTAGGACCTTACACAGATATCCGTGAAGGTGATGACGTTAAACGTACAGGTCGTATCATGGAGGTTCCAGTAGGTGAAGAATTAATCGGACGTGTTGTGAACCCGCTTGGTCAGCCTGTTGATGGAATGGGACCAATTTTAACAAGCAAAACTCGTCCAATTGAAAGTGAAGCACCAGGCGTGATGGATCGTAAATCTGTACATGAGCCGCTTCAAACAGGTATTAAAGCGATTGATGCCTTGATTCCAATCGGACGCGGACAGCGCGAATTGATTATCGGTGACCGTCAAACAGGTAAAACATCTGTTGCGATTGATACAATTCTAAACCAAAAAGATCAAAACATGATCTGTATCTATGTAGCGATCGGACAAAAAGAATCAACAGTTCGTGGTGTTGTAGAAACACTTCGTAAGCATGGTGCGCTTGATTACACCATCGTTGTAACAGCTTCTGCATCACAGCCAGCCCCACTTCTTTACCTTGCTCCTTATGCAGGTGTAACAATGGCTGAAGAATTCATGTATAACGGCAAGCACGTACTTGTTGTGTATGATGACCTTTCTAAACAAGCGGCAGCTTACCGTGAACTTTCTTTATTGCTTCGTCGTCCTCCAGGTCGTGAGGCGTTCCCTGGTGACGTTTTCTACCTTCACTCTCGTTTATTAGAACGTGCAGCAAAGCTTAGTGATGAAAAGGGTGGCGGTTCTATCACAGCATTGCCTTTCGTTGAAACGCAAGCTGGCGATATCTCTGCATATATCCCAACAAACGTAATTTCGATCACAGACGGACAGATATTCTTACAATCTGACCTCTTCTTCTCAGGCGTACGTCCAGCGGTAAACGCAGGATTGTCTGTATCACGTGTAGGTGGTTCTGCACAAATTAAAGCGATGAAAAAGGTAGCAGGTACACTTCGTCTGGATCTTGCTTCTTATCGTGAGCTTGAAGCATTCGCTCAGTTTGGTTCTGATTTAGACCAAGCAACTCAAGCAAAACTAAACCGTGGTGCAAGAACAGTTGAGGTCTTAAAACAAGACTTGAACAAACCGCTTAAAGTTGAAAAACAGGTTGCGATTCTTTACGCATTAACAAGAGGATACTTAGATGATATAGCGATTGCTGATGTGAAACGCTTTGAATCTGAGTTATTCTTATACCTTGAAGAAAACCATCAAGACTTGCTTGATACAATCTCTCAAACAGGAAACATGCCTGCTGATGAAGAATGGAAAGTAGCAATCGAAGGCTTTAAACGTACGTTTGCGCCAAGCAACTAA
- a CDS encoding F0F1 ATP synthase subunit gamma, whose protein sequence is MASLRDIKSRITSTKKSSQITKAMQMVSAAKLNRAENNAKSFVPYMEKIQEVVAAIANGTSTKHPMLLSRPVKKTGYLVITSDRGLAGPFNSSILRTAYQTIQSRHQSVDEYAVIVIGKIGRDFFKKRGIPVISEVTGLGDEVAFAEIKELASSTVQMFSDEAFDELYMFYNHFVSAISQEVTEKKLLPLTDISTAVATNKRSASYEFEPSEEEILEVLLPQYAESLIFGALLDSKASEHAARMTAMKSATDNAKELIDNLTLSYNRARQAAITQEITEIVGGAAALE, encoded by the coding sequence TTGGCCTCATTACGCGATATCAAGTCAAGGATCACGTCAACGAAAAAATCGAGTCAGATCACAAAAGCGATGCAAATGGTTTCAGCTGCGAAACTTAATCGTGCTGAAAACAATGCGAAGTCTTTTGTTCCTTACATGGAGAAAATCCAGGAAGTCGTTGCTGCTATAGCAAATGGAACAAGTACTAAGCACCCAATGCTTCTTTCAAGACCTGTCAAGAAAACAGGATATCTCGTCATTACATCTGATAGAGGGCTTGCAGGACCTTTTAACAGCTCGATTTTGCGTACAGCTTACCAAACCATTCAATCTCGTCATCAATCCGTTGATGAATATGCGGTGATTGTCATTGGTAAAATCGGACGCGACTTCTTCAAAAAGCGCGGTATCCCAGTCATTTCTGAAGTAACAGGGCTTGGAGACGAAGTGGCGTTTGCTGAAATTAAAGAGTTAGCAAGCAGTACAGTTCAAATGTTCTCTGATGAAGCGTTTGATGAACTTTACATGTTCTACAATCATTTTGTCAGTGCCATTTCTCAAGAAGTAACTGAGAAAAAATTATTGCCGCTAACGGACATTTCGACCGCAGTTGCAACAAATAAGCGTTCAGCATCATATGAGTTTGAGCCTTCAGAAGAAGAAATTCTTGAAGTCCTCCTTCCTCAGTATGCAGAGAGCTTGATTTTCGGTGCGCTTCTTGACAGCAAAGCAAGTGAACATGCTGCAAGGATGACAGCAATGAAGAGTGCAACAGACAACGCAAAAGAATTGATCGACAACTTGACACTCTCTTATAACCGTGCTCGTCAAGCAGCGATTACACAAGAGATTACAGAAATTGTCGGCGGAGCAGCTGCCTTAGAATAG
- the atpD gene encoding F0F1 ATP synthase subunit beta: protein MKTGRICQIMGPVVDVRFEDGHLPEIYNAIKVSHKAESESEVDIDLTLEVALHLGDDIVRTIAMASTDGVKRGMEAVDLGSPISVPVGNATLGRVFNVLGDNIDLDEPLGVEVPRDPIHREAPSFDQLSTEVEILETGIKVVDLLAPYIKGGKIGLFGGAGVGKTVLIQELINNIAQEHGGISVFAGVGERTREGNDLYYEMKDSGVIEKTAMVFGQMNEPPGARMRVALTGLTMAEHFRDEQGQDVLFFIDNIYRFTQAGSEVSALLGRMPSAVGYQPTLATEMGQLQERITSTNVGSVTSIQAIYVPADDYTDPAPATTFAHLDATTNLERKLTEMGIYPAVDPLASTSRALAPEIVGEEHYAVAREVQQTLQRYKELQDIIAILGMDELSEEDKLVVHRARRVQFFLSQNFHVAEQFTGQKGSYVPLKETVQGFKEILSGKYDHLPEDAFRLVGRIEEVVEKAKEMGVEV from the coding sequence ATGAAAACAGGACGCATCTGTCAGATCATGGGACCAGTCGTAGACGTTCGTTTTGAAGACGGTCACTTGCCTGAGATTTATAATGCGATCAAAGTTTCGCATAAAGCGGAAAGTGAAAGTGAAGTTGATATCGACTTAACTTTAGAAGTAGCACTACATTTAGGTGATGATATAGTCAGAACCATTGCGATGGCATCAACAGACGGTGTTAAACGTGGCATGGAAGCTGTGGACCTTGGATCGCCAATTTCAGTACCAGTTGGTAACGCAACACTTGGACGTGTATTCAACGTACTGGGAGACAACATTGACTTAGATGAGCCTCTTGGAGTGGAAGTACCGAGAGATCCAATTCACAGAGAAGCTCCATCTTTTGATCAACTATCAACAGAAGTTGAAATTCTTGAAACAGGTATCAAAGTTGTTGACCTTCTAGCCCCATATATCAAGGGTGGTAAGATCGGTCTATTCGGTGGAGCCGGTGTAGGTAAGACCGTTCTGATTCAAGAATTGATCAATAACATCGCACAAGAACACGGCGGTATTTCAGTATTTGCAGGTGTTGGAGAGCGTACACGTGAAGGAAATGACCTTTACTATGAAATGAAAGATTCAGGTGTTATCGAAAAAACAGCAATGGTCTTCGGTCAAATGAACGAGCCTCCAGGTGCACGTATGCGTGTTGCTTTAACAGGTTTGACAATGGCTGAGCATTTCCGTGATGAACAAGGTCAGGACGTATTGTTCTTCATTGATAATATCTACCGCTTTACACAAGCAGGTTCTGAAGTATCAGCCCTTCTTGGACGTATGCCTTCTGCGGTAGGTTATCAGCCGACGCTTGCAACAGAAATGGGTCAGCTTCAGGAGCGTATCACATCTACAAACGTAGGATCAGTTACATCGATTCAAGCGATCTATGTACCTGCAGATGACTATACAGACCCAGCTCCAGCTACAACATTTGCTCACCTTGATGCAACGACAAACCTTGAGCGTAAGCTGACAGAAATGGGGATTTATCCAGCGGTTGATCCACTTGCATCAACATCTCGTGCACTTGCACCTGAGATTGTTGGCGAAGAACATTATGCCGTTGCGCGCGAGGTTCAGCAGACACTACAACGCTACAAAGAGCTTCAAGATATCATTGCCATTTTAGGTATGGATGAATTATCTGAGGAAGATAAGCTTGTTGTACACAGAGCTCGTCGTGTTCAATTTTTCTTATCTCAAAACTTCCACGTAGCAGAACAGTTTACTGGTCAAAAAGGTTCTTACGTGCCATTAAAAGAAACTGTTCAAGGCTTTAAGGAAATCTTATCTGGTAAATACGATCACCTTCCTGAAGATGCTTTCCGCTTAGTCGGGCGCATTGAAGAAGTGGTTGAAAAAGCCAAAGAGATGGGTGTAGAGGTCTAA
- a CDS encoding F0F1 ATP synthase subunit epsilon: protein MKTIQVNIVTPDGPVYQADVEMVSVRAESGELGILAGHIPMVAPLKIGAVRLKNGNSTELVAVSGGFIEVRPDKVTILAQAAETSEQVDVERAKLAKQRAEEHLNHPNESDVRRAELALKRALNRLNVAGK from the coding sequence ATGAAGACCATTCAAGTCAATATCGTTACTCCCGACGGCCCAGTGTATCAAGCGGATGTGGAAATGGTCAGTGTAAGAGCAGAAAGCGGTGAGCTTGGAATTTTAGCTGGCCACATTCCAATGGTTGCTCCGTTAAAAATCGGTGCTGTTCGCTTAAAGAATGGGAATTCAACTGAATTGGTAGCTGTCAGTGGCGGATTCATTGAAGTTCGTCCTGACAAGGTGACAATTCTCGCTCAAGCCGCTGAAACATCAGAGCAAGTTGATGTAGAACGTGCAAAATTAGCAAAACAGCGTGCTGAAGAGCATTTGAACCACCCGAATGAAAGTGATGTACGCCGGGCGGAACTCGCATTAAAACGAGCGTTAAACCGTTTAAATGTAGCAGGGAAATAA
- a CDS encoding DUF1146 family protein yields the protein MEDLGQQAIVSIVIHLFFIAVTWWALLAVNIEPLIKKGKVVQARLLMMLLTIAIASTVSNFFLDYLNFSRQIPYMF from the coding sequence ATGGAAGATCTGGGACAACAAGCAATTGTCAGTATTGTAATCCATCTATTTTTTATTGCTGTTACCTGGTGGGCTTTGCTTGCCGTTAATATTGAACCATTGATTAAAAAAGGGAAAGTCGTTCAAGCCAGATTGCTAATGATGCTACTCACCATTGCCATTGCATCAACAGTCAGCAATTTCTTCCTAGATTATTTAAATTTCTCCAGACAAATCCCTTATATGTTTTAA
- a CDS encoding YwmB family TATA-box binding protein, with product MRKYLKGWQLLAFILLFVLMFQGVRAEELSPLAQMAKGLKQQQVEVDGWTLHAKTNMDITSKQFSKKVKRLKDELRQYEWTEKKEKHVTKVTGTYKDKKNDTFSKILLVKTDTKNKQKSYLLYEQKGARPLNTWNNTYDQFVRHAKSILQEKIVIFTCLDGHVNGMMDVVLQKKAEMLANEFQAKPVEYLVESKFVSLSAYTDKWEQFIMTSNDKMNLQIAIRSSEMNEKHTITVGTPIVTTEY from the coding sequence GTGAGAAAGTATTTAAAAGGTTGGCAATTGTTAGCGTTTATTCTTTTATTTGTCCTTATGTTTCAGGGTGTTCGTGCCGAAGAATTATCACCGCTCGCTCAAATGGCGAAAGGTCTCAAACAACAGCAAGTGGAAGTCGATGGCTGGACACTTCACGCCAAAACAAATATGGACATCACCTCAAAACAATTTTCTAAAAAAGTGAAACGTTTGAAAGACGAACTACGACAGTATGAGTGGACTGAAAAAAAAGAAAAACATGTCACCAAAGTTACAGGAACGTACAAAGACAAAAAAAATGATACATTTTCAAAAATTTTACTCGTAAAGACCGACACAAAAAACAAACAAAAGTCGTATTTATTATATGAGCAAAAAGGTGCTCGCCCCCTGAATACTTGGAATAATACATATGATCAGTTCGTACGTCATGCAAAAAGCATATTACAAGAAAAAATTGTGATTTTTACTTGTCTCGATGGTCATGTAAATGGTATGATGGATGTTGTTTTGCAAAAAAAAGCTGAAATGTTAGCTAATGAATTTCAAGCAAAGCCAGTTGAGTATCTCGTTGAGTCTAAATTTGTATCGCTTTCCGCTTACACAGATAAGTGGGAACAGTTCATTATGACTTCAAATGATAAAATGAATCTTCAAATTGCCATCAGAAGTTCGGAAATGAACGAAAAACATACGATTACGGTTGGCACACCAATCGTAACGACTGAATATTAA
- the murA gene encoding UDP-N-acetylglucosamine 1-carboxyvinyltransferase gives MEKIIVRGGKKLNGTVKVEGAKNAVLPVIAASLLASTEKSVICDVPTLSDVYTINEVLRHLGAEVHFENNEVSVDASNALQTEAPFEYVRKMRASVLVMGPLLARTGHARVALPGGCAIGSRPIDQHLKGFEAMGAKIQVGNGFIEAEVKGRLKGAKIYLDFPSVGATENIIMAAALAEGTTILENVAKEPEIVDLANYINAMGGKIRGAGTGTIKIEGVETLHGAKHTIIPDRIEAGTFMVAAAITEGNVLVKGAVPEHLTSLIAKMEEMGIQIIEEEEGLRVIGPSELKPIDLKTMPHPGFPTDMQSQMMALLLRANGTSMITETVFENRFMHAEEFRRMNGDIKIEGRSVIINGPVQLQGAEVAATDLRAGAALVLAGLVAEGHTRVTELKHIDRGYVNFHQKLAAIGADIERVSEESADITKEQVVSDLNA, from the coding sequence TTGGAAAAAATCATCGTCCGCGGCGGTAAAAAGTTAAACGGCACAGTTAAAGTAGAAGGCGCGAAAAATGCCGTTTTACCAGTTATCGCTGCATCTTTGTTAGCAAGTACAGAAAAAAGCGTAATTTGTGATGTACCTACGCTCTCCGATGTATATACAATCAATGAAGTGTTACGTCATTTAGGAGCAGAAGTACATTTTGAAAATAACGAAGTATCAGTAGACGCATCTAATGCATTACAAACTGAGGCTCCGTTTGAGTATGTTCGTAAAATGAGAGCATCTGTGCTCGTCATGGGACCACTTTTGGCTAGAACAGGTCATGCAAGAGTTGCATTACCTGGCGGCTGTGCAATTGGTTCAAGACCAATTGACCAGCATTTAAAAGGATTCGAAGCGATGGGAGCTAAAATTCAAGTAGGTAATGGTTTCATTGAGGCTGAAGTAAAAGGTCGACTAAAAGGTGCGAAAATCTATTTGGATTTCCCAAGTGTAGGAGCAACTGAAAACATCATCATGGCAGCAGCATTAGCAGAAGGAACAACAATCTTAGAGAATGTTGCAAAAGAACCAGAAATCGTTGATTTGGCAAACTACATCAATGCCATGGGCGGTAAGATTCGCGGAGCAGGTACTGGTACGATTAAGATTGAAGGTGTAGAAACACTTCACGGTGCAAAACATACCATCATCCCTGACAGAATTGAAGCAGGTACTTTCATGGTAGCAGCAGCCATTACAGAAGGAAATGTCCTTGTGAAAGGTGCAGTACCAGAACATCTTACATCGCTTATTGCGAAAATGGAAGAAATGGGTATTCAAATCATTGAAGAAGAAGAAGGTTTAAGAGTGATTGGACCATCTGAGCTCAAGCCAATTGATCTAAAAACAATGCCGCATCCTGGGTTCCCAACGGATATGCAATCTCAGATGATGGCGCTATTGCTTCGTGCGAACGGAACAAGCATGATCACAGAGACTGTTTTTGAAAACCGTTTTATGCATGCTGAGGAATTCCGCCGAATGAATGGCGATATTAAAATTGAGGGTCGTTCTGTCATTATCAATGGACCAGTTCAACTTCAAGGAGCTGAAGTGGCAGCTACTGATTTGAGAGCAGGAGCAGCACTTGTACTTGCTGGATTAGTGGCAGAAGGTCATACACGTGTCACTGAATTGAAGCACATTGATCGTGGTTATGTAAATTTCCATCAAAAACTTGCAGCAATCGGTGCGGATATCGAAAGAGTAAGCGAAGAATCAGCAGATATCACAAAGGAACAGGTCGTTTCAGATCTGAATGCGTAA
- the spoIID gene encoding stage II sporulation protein D, translated as MKPMIWTIAGICIIILMIPTLLVLPTFQGETAANQHIAAEPSLKKEVKGSVKLKQSPVSIPVYRSVHQQVENIPLEEYVIGVVASEMPAEFEIEALKAQALAARTYIVRQMIIDKTVKSPKGSLVDDTQMFQVYKNKQELKKIWGKEYNWKLKKVTEAVASTQGKVLTYDEKPIDASFFSTSNGQTENAEAYWKNEIPYLKSVSSKWDSASPKFQNTKTMTVSEFQQKLGVTLNNRNQVGEITERTPGNQVAKAVINGKTLTGRDIRESLGLHSADFTWKRKGQQIVITTKGYGHGVGMSQYGAHYMAQSGKKVESIVKHYYKGIKIESADRFLNTYMAKK; from the coding sequence ATGAAACCAATGATATGGACAATTGCAGGAATATGCATCATCATTTTAATGATTCCAACCTTACTTGTATTGCCGACGTTCCAAGGGGAAACGGCGGCCAATCAACACATAGCAGCAGAACCATCATTGAAAAAAGAAGTGAAAGGTTCAGTTAAATTGAAGCAATCACCCGTCTCCATACCCGTGTATCGTTCAGTGCATCAGCAGGTAGAGAATATCCCTTTAGAAGAGTATGTCATCGGGGTAGTAGCCTCTGAAATGCCGGCAGAATTTGAAATTGAGGCACTGAAAGCGCAGGCTCTCGCCGCCAGAACGTATATCGTCAGACAAATGATCATTGATAAGACAGTAAAATCACCTAAAGGATCACTTGTCGATGACACACAAATGTTTCAAGTCTACAAAAACAAGCAAGAACTAAAGAAAATTTGGGGGAAAGAGTACAATTGGAAACTGAAAAAGGTCACAGAGGCTGTGGCTAGCACACAAGGTAAAGTACTGACTTATGATGAAAAGCCAATTGATGCTTCTTTCTTTTCAACAAGTAATGGACAGACTGAAAATGCTGAAGCCTATTGGAAAAATGAAATCCCTTATTTAAAGAGTGTCTCAAGCAAATGGGATTCAGCTTCACCGAAATTTCAAAACACAAAAACGATGACGGTAAGTGAGTTTCAGCAAAAATTAGGTGTGACCCTCAACAATCGAAATCAGGTTGGAGAGATCACAGAACGGACACCTGGAAATCAAGTAGCTAAAGCAGTCATAAACGGTAAAACCCTAACAGGTAGAGATATTCGAGAATCACTCGGACTCCACTCTGCAGACTTTACTTGGAAGCGAAAGGGTCAACAAATTGTCATTACAACAAAAGGATATGGCCATGGTGTAGGCATGAGTCAATACGGTGCACATTATATGGCGCAGTCAGGAAAAAAAGTAGAAAGCATCGTGAAACATTACTATAAAGGGATTAAAATTGAGTCAGCTGACCGCTTTCTCAACACATATATGGCGAAAAAATAA